In Levilactobacillus brevis, a single genomic region encodes these proteins:
- a CDS encoding GNAT family N-acetyltransferase — translation MTVTLAPLTATEAPAFWQLAYSDPQAEWLNWNGPYFHDQVPTEVEFLTKIAPRQFIGNILRQIIRVDGRLVGSVSAYYEDGALHRWLEVGIVIYQPSDWHRGVGQQALTLWLDWLWERVDLPHIGLTTWSGNVRMCRLAEHLGLQQEARVRQVRYWQGRYWDSIKYGCLREEWATRSR, via the coding sequence ATGACCGTAACGTTAGCACCATTGACCGCTACCGAGGCCCCCGCCTTTTGGCAACTGGCTTACAGTGATCCCCAGGCCGAGTGGTTGAATTGGAATGGGCCGTACTTTCACGATCAAGTGCCCACAGAGGTTGAATTTTTAACGAAGATCGCACCGCGGCAGTTCATCGGCAACATCTTACGACAAATAATTCGAGTGGATGGGCGACTGGTCGGGAGCGTCTCGGCCTACTACGAAGACGGTGCTCTCCACCGCTGGCTAGAGGTCGGTATCGTCATCTACCAGCCGAGCGACTGGCACCGCGGTGTGGGTCAGCAAGCCCTGACGCTGTGGCTCGACTGGCTCTGGGAGCGGGTAGACTTGCCGCACATTGGCTTAACCACTTGGTCGGGCAACGTACGGATGTGTCGGCTGGCGGAACATCTGGGACTCCAACAGGAAGCCCGTGTCCGCCAAGTACGCTACTGGCAGGGGCGCTACTGGGATTCGATTAAATATGGTTGTCTGCGCGAGGAGTGGGCGACCCGGTCCCGTTAA
- a CDS encoding IS30 family transposase, whose amino-acid sequence MSTAHKYRRLLGQSIEKRPAEVDSRETFGHFEIDTIVGKRDGQESVILTLIERQTRFQIIRLIDGRNADSVAYAMKSIIAEYGPIIESITADNVLEVATLPQVMASVAPVYFTHPYTSSERGSNKVHNRMVRRDFPKGTSLDAISPADVAKAADKLNQLASSPTGFPNAS is encoded by the coding sequence GTGAGCACCGCCCACAAGTATCGGCGCCTATTGGGTCAAAGTATTGAGAAACGTCCTGCGGAAGTGGATTCTCGTGAGACGTTCGGGCATTTTGAAATCGACACAATCGTCGGGAAGCGCGATGGTCAAGAGAGTGTCATTTTGACGTTGATTGAACGCCAGACGCGCTTCCAAATTATTCGCTTGATTGACGGTCGCAACGCCGATTCAGTGGCCTACGCGATGAAGTCAATCATCGCTGAGTACGGGCCCATTATCGAATCAATTACTGCGGACAATGTTCTCGAGGTTGCGACCCTTCCGCAAGTCATGGCATCAGTTGCCCCGGTCTACTTTACACATCCTTACACATCCAGCGAACGCGGTTCCAACAAAGTCCACAACCGCATGGTTCGTCGGGACTTTCCTAAGGGCACATCCCTCGACGCCATCAGTCCAGCTGACGTTGCCAAGGCGGCCGACAAGCTAAACCAACTTGCCTCGTCGCCAACTGGGTTTCCAAACGCCAGCTGA
- a CDS encoding cupredoxin domain-containing protein, translating into MTTKQSATITVDGGYAPAEIVLKQGIPAELTFTRVNDAGCLDQVHSPALGFNRDLPLNQPQTVTIDTSQAGEFSFSCGMDMFFGKVVVQP; encoded by the coding sequence ATGACTACAAAACAATCCGCAACTATTACCGTTGATGGGGGTTACGCCCCCGCTGAAATCGTCCTGAAGCAAGGCATCCCCGCCGAACTGACCTTTACCCGGGTCAACGACGCTGGCTGTTTGGACCAAGTGCATTCGCCAGCACTCGGATTTAACCGTGACCTGCCCCTTAACCAACCGCAAACCGTCACCATTGACACTAGCCAGGCTGGCGAGTTTTCGTTTAGCTGCGGCATGGACATGTTCTTTGGAAAGGTGGTCGTCCAACCATGA
- a CDS encoding ASCH domain-containing protein — protein sequence MDVETFWQDFKARHPEITTNHHDTYAMGSTDENATLLAQLIAAGTKTATTSALDLYEPDEPLPYVGEYNIILDGHDHPICVTQTKVVETIPFDHVSAEHAYHEGEDDRTLASWRREHRAFFQAAYRQMGRVFNEQIPCYCEVFERID from the coding sequence ATGGACGTTGAAACTTTTTGGCAAGACTTCAAGGCCCGCCATCCCGAAATCACCACGAATCACCACGATACCTATGCCATGGGGAGTACCGATGAGAATGCCACGCTTCTGGCCCAGCTCATCGCGGCTGGCACTAAGACCGCGACGACCTCCGCGTTGGACCTCTACGAACCGGACGAACCGCTCCCCTACGTGGGGGAATACAACATTATTCTCGATGGTCACGATCACCCCATCTGCGTGACACAGACCAAGGTGGTGGAGACCATCCCCTTTGACCACGTGAGTGCCGAGCACGCCTATCACGAGGGCGAAGACGATCGCACCCTAGCATCCTGGCGCCGTGAGCATCGGGCCTTCTTCCAGGCGGCTTACCGACAAATGGGACGCGTCTTTAATGAGCAGATTCCCTGCTACTGCGAGGTTTTCGAACGAATCGACTAA
- a CDS encoding NAD(P)/FAD-dependent oxidoreductase: MQEFDIIVIGGGPGGLAAAYGLHARGMSVAVVEKDLWGGTCPNRGCDPKKILMAAVETQGHAEALQGHGLTSVPQIEWSALMTAKRAYTEKIPAGTKGGLDAAKIATFHGTASFNSDGTLTVGDTQLNAANWIIATGQEPRIPEIEGAEWLNTSNEFLDLDSLPADITLMGAGYVGVELAAIASAAGSRVHLVHHSDRPLRAFDGDLVADLLDRLKADGVDVQLNTEITAVAPADDQFKVTTATGESWTTGMVFATAGRRPVVADLHLERINVATTTHGITVNGRLQSTNPHVFALGDVVDRPQPKLTPVAGFEGRYLTQTLTTCDSPDIVYPVIPSVVYGKTQLAQLGVTPDQAAQASDQYQVNDLDLTSWYSYQRIHDPHARIKVVVAKATGHIVGAAVLSTEAEQVINYLDFVITNHMSSADISQTITAYPTLASDLTYFN; encoded by the coding sequence ATGCAAGAGTTCGATATCATTGTGATTGGTGGCGGCCCCGGTGGCTTGGCTGCCGCGTATGGTCTTCATGCCCGCGGGATGAGTGTGGCCGTGGTTGAAAAGGACTTGTGGGGTGGCACGTGTCCGAACAGAGGCTGTGATCCCAAGAAGATCCTGATGGCGGCCGTAGAAACGCAGGGCCACGCCGAAGCCTTACAGGGCCACGGCTTGACCAGTGTTCCGCAGATTGAGTGGTCGGCGTTGATGACGGCCAAACGGGCGTATACGGAAAAGATTCCGGCGGGCACTAAGGGCGGTCTGGATGCCGCTAAGATTGCGACGTTCCACGGAACGGCAAGCTTCAATTCCGATGGCACCCTAACGGTTGGGGATACGCAACTGAACGCGGCCAATTGGATTATTGCCACGGGTCAGGAACCGCGGATTCCAGAAATTGAGGGCGCCGAATGGTTGAATACCAGCAATGAATTCTTGGACTTGGATAGTCTGCCGGCCGACATCACCCTGATGGGCGCTGGTTACGTGGGGGTCGAACTGGCCGCAATCGCTAGCGCCGCCGGAAGTCGCGTCCACTTGGTTCACCACAGCGATCGACCGTTGCGCGCCTTCGATGGTGATTTAGTCGCCGATCTGTTGGACCGGTTGAAGGCGGACGGTGTGGACGTGCAGTTGAACACCGAGATTACGGCGGTGGCACCGGCCGATGACCAGTTCAAGGTGACGACGGCAACCGGTGAAAGTTGGACGACCGGCATGGTCTTCGCCACGGCCGGACGGCGGCCCGTGGTGGCGGACCTGCACCTCGAACGGATAAACGTCGCCACGACGACCCACGGCATCACGGTCAACGGGCGGCTACAGTCGACGAATCCCCACGTCTTCGCTTTGGGGGATGTTGTAGATCGGCCACAACCGAAGCTGACGCCGGTGGCGGGCTTCGAGGGTCGTTACCTGACGCAAACGCTGACGACCTGTGATTCACCAGACATTGTTTACCCGGTCATTCCGTCGGTGGTCTACGGTAAGACCCAATTGGCTCAGCTAGGCGTGACACCGGATCAAGCGGCGCAGGCTTCCGATCAGTACCAAGTCAACGATCTGGATCTGACGAGCTGGTACAGTTATCAACGGATTCACGATCCCCACGCCAGAATTAAGGTGGTGGTCGCCAAGGCAACCGGCCATATCGTGGGGGCGGCGGTCCTGAGCACCGAGGCCGAACAGGTCATCAATTATCTGGACTTCGTCATTACCAACCACATGAGTAGCGCCGACATCAGCCAGACCATTACGGCTTACCCAACATTGGCCTCCGACTTAACTTACTTTAACTGA
- a CDS encoding transposase produces MSKIKYSAVEKLELINEFEASGQTNIGFAREHGLADKEAVIRWRALYKRDGFDGLKESKGCRRYSEVFKLRVVYAFLNGEGSQREVAMKYGLRSATQVNYWVSRYNRDKTVTATPSRKQVPTMSRKTTLAERIEVVEYITKQNHSYNEAAEHYSVSYQQARSWVLRAKKGGYNALEDRRGHRKPQRELTDLDKANLRIKQLEGQVADMELLKEFVKKFQEIQHKG; encoded by the coding sequence ATGTCGAAGATCAAGTATAGTGCCGTGGAGAAGCTGGAGTTGATTAATGAGTTTGAAGCATCAGGTCAAACTAATATTGGCTTTGCCAGAGAACATGGTTTGGCAGACAAGGAGGCGGTCATTCGGTGGCGGGCGTTGTACAAACGAGATGGCTTTGATGGGCTTAAAGAATCTAAAGGTTGTCGCAGATACAGTGAGGTCTTTAAGCTAAGAGTCGTGTATGCTTTTTTGAACGGCGAAGGTTCACAACGAGAAGTAGCAATGAAGTATGGTTTGCGCTCAGCTACGCAGGTAAATTACTGGGTTTCCAGGTATAATAGGGACAAAACTGTGACGGCAACCCCGTCTAGAAAGCAGGTCCCAACGATGAGCCGAAAAACTACTCTGGCAGAGCGTATTGAAGTGGTTGAGTACATTACCAAGCAGAACCACTCATATAACGAAGCAGCTGAACATTACAGCGTCTCCTACCAACAAGCCCGTTCGTGGGTGCTTAGAGCTAAGAAAGGTGGTTACAACGCCTTAGAGGATCGACGCGGACACCGTAAGCCACAACGAGAATTAACCGACTTAGATAAGGCCAATTTGCGGATTAAGCAACTAGAAGGTCAAGTCGCCGACATGGAATTACTGAAAGAATTCGTAAAAAAATTTCAAGAAATTCAGCACAAGGGGTGA
- a CDS encoding cation:proton antiporter: MAFLGTLCLILVLTTLAGNFANRLGVPAVIGELLIGILIGPALLDWVELNSLVNLFADIGVVILMFLGGLESNLELLMKYLRPAIIVATLGVIFPITLMGVASWWWGFSALESLFIGVIFSATSVSISVAVLKEFHALSTREGATILGAAVADDIMGVVLLSLMISLLASQGIKAAGSQPNLAVVLIEQVAFFGGTYILVKWVAPYLMHLSERLVMASSVTIMSMVICLGMAWLADIVGLSGAIGAFFAGIAVAHTPYRAVLADHVEPLGNAIFIPVFFVSVGLNMTLDHMADNMGIIVILTILACLTKLLGCGLGARLCGFSWNSSGVIGTGMIARGEMGLITAQIGHQAGLLGNASYSAMILVIVLATVLAPLLLKQTLKRMPKPTPTAAPTTE; this comes from the coding sequence GTGGCATTCTTAGGAACACTGTGTTTGATTCTGGTGCTGACCACGCTGGCCGGCAACTTCGCTAACCGGCTGGGAGTCCCTGCCGTGATTGGGGAATTACTGATTGGGATTTTGATTGGTCCGGCGCTGTTGGATTGGGTCGAGCTAAATAGCCTGGTGAACTTATTTGCCGACATCGGGGTAGTCATCTTGATGTTCTTGGGGGGCTTGGAGAGTAACCTCGAGCTACTGATGAAGTACCTGCGACCGGCGATTATCGTGGCCACATTGGGCGTGATTTTCCCGATTACTCTGATGGGCGTCGCGTCCTGGTGGTGGGGCTTTAGCGCGTTGGAATCGCTATTTATCGGCGTCATCTTCTCGGCAACCTCGGTCTCCATCTCCGTGGCCGTCTTGAAGGAATTCCACGCACTGTCTACGCGAGAGGGTGCGACCATCCTCGGTGCAGCCGTGGCCGATGACATCATGGGCGTGGTCCTATTGTCGTTGATGATTAGCCTCTTGGCCAGTCAAGGCATCAAGGCGGCCGGCAGCCAGCCGAACTTGGCCGTGGTGCTGATTGAGCAAGTGGCCTTCTTTGGTGGGACTTACATCCTGGTCAAATGGGTCGCGCCGTACCTCATGCACCTCAGTGAGCGCCTGGTCATGGCTTCCAGTGTGACCATCATGTCGATGGTGATTTGTCTGGGGATGGCTTGGTTGGCCGATATTGTCGGGTTGAGTGGGGCCATTGGCGCCTTCTTCGCCGGCATCGCTGTGGCCCACACACCGTATCGTGCGGTATTAGCCGACCACGTGGAGCCGCTGGGAAACGCCATCTTTATCCCGGTCTTCTTCGTCAGTGTGGGGCTAAACATGACCCTCGATCACATGGCGGATAACATGGGAATTATCGTGATTCTGACGATTCTGGCGTGCCTGACCAAGCTGCTGGGTTGCGGCCTCGGTGCGCGACTCTGCGGGTTTTCGTGGAATAGTAGCGGCGTGATTGGCACGGGGATGATTGCCAGAGGCGAGATGGGCCTGATTACCGCGCAGATTGGCCATCAAGCCGGCCTGCTGGGCAACGCGAGCTACTCAGCGATGATCTTAGTCATTGTTTTGGCCACGGTGCTGGCGCCGCTACTGCTGAAGCAGACGTTGAAACGCATGCCTAAGCCAACGCCCACCGCGGCCCCGACGACCGAGTGA
- a CDS encoding SdpI family protein yields MSLGPIQPLRTLRALLLFTLAYIVILCLPHLIADRFEAPVLRQISLDLNVLFAVYALIFLLLPQALDTAYLANSQAGLGILFSLLGVPMPYIRPNGVYGIRLPWTRNSTEIWLKTNILGARLLLIICVISLIIGSFQANWFLLSLLIGVILFAAATAGYAYHQSRP; encoded by the coding sequence GTGTCGCTGGGACCCATCCAGCCGCTTCGTACGCTTCGGGCCCTCTTGCTCTTCACCCTCGCTTACATCGTCATTCTCTGTCTCCCTCACCTTATCGCCGACCGTTTCGAAGCGCCGGTCCTGCGGCAGATATCGCTGGATCTCAACGTTTTATTTGCCGTCTATGCCCTCATCTTTCTATTACTCCCCCAAGCCCTCGACACCGCCTACCTCGCGAACTCCCAAGCAGGGCTCGGTATCCTCTTCTCCCTGCTCGGCGTGCCCATGCCCTACATCCGCCCCAACGGTGTCTACGGCATTCGCCTGCCTTGGACGCGTAATTCCACCGAAATCTGGCTCAAGACCAACATTCTTGGCGCGCGCCTACTCCTCATCATCTGCGTAATCAGCCTGATAATTGGGTCCTTCCAGGCCAACTGGTTCTTGCTGTCACTACTGATTGGCGTCATCCTCTTCGCCGCGGCCACTGCGGGCTACGCCTATCATCAGTCACGACCGTAA
- a CDS encoding IS3 family transposase — protein MNQQHRLAYQAISEVSQGKRGAIKTLLTHIGVSRQAYNKSFHRQETPWETQERLLEKRITYWFNQHHQAIGAGKILSNLQHDEQVTFKVTIKRVKRIMRNLNIKCQIRVKKRQRIKEQEQYIQDNVLNRNFKVAGPNQVWLADSTELSYGPKGQFKIRLSGVLDLCGRRLIASFLSTTETAVAEIQVFKQAFEQAGDVHPLIHTDRGAAYTAKAFNNFLSEHKVMRSMSRPGTPYDNAPMERWWNEFKAHWMERHPMPKTYREFVELVNEGIHYFNYLDRSPERNGLTPVEYWNEAA, from the coding sequence GTGAATCAGCAACATCGACTGGCATATCAGGCAATCAGTGAGGTCAGTCAAGGAAAGCGAGGCGCCATTAAGACATTATTGACGCATATCGGAGTTAGTCGGCAAGCTTATAACAAGTCTTTTCATCGGCAAGAAACGCCGTGGGAGACTCAAGAGCGGCTTCTAGAAAAGCGAATCACTTATTGGTTCAATCAACATCATCAAGCAATCGGAGCTGGCAAGATCTTGTCCAATCTACAGCATGATGAACAGGTGACGTTTAAGGTAACAATCAAGCGTGTTAAACGAATTATGCGTAACTTGAATATCAAGTGTCAGATTCGGGTTAAGAAGCGCCAACGTATCAAGGAACAGGAACAATACATTCAGGACAATGTTTTGAATCGTAACTTTAAAGTCGCCGGTCCCAACCAGGTTTGGCTTGCGGATTCGACTGAGTTGTCTTACGGACCAAAGGGTCAATTCAAAATCCGACTGAGTGGTGTTTTAGATCTATGCGGCCGGAGACTGATCGCCTCATTTTTGAGCACTACAGAAACAGCTGTGGCAGAGATCCAGGTTTTTAAACAGGCTTTTGAACAGGCTGGCGATGTACACCCACTGATCCATACGGACCGTGGAGCTGCTTACACCGCTAAAGCTTTCAATAACTTTCTGTCAGAACATAAAGTGATGCGCAGTATGTCCCGACCAGGAACACCTTACGACAACGCGCCAATGGAGCGTTGGTGGAATGAATTTAAAGCGCATTGGATGGAACGTCATCCAATGCCAAAAACGTATCGAGAGTTTGTGGAGCTGGTAAACGAAGGCATCCACTACTTTAATTACTTGGATCGTTCCCCAGAAAGAAACGGCCTCACCCCAGTAGAATACTGGAATGAAGCCGCTTAG
- a CDS encoding copper-translocating P-type ATPase, whose product MSIKNRFVFSLVVSLPMLVEMFTKPFGLMLPGGAWTMFLLATAVMAVSAGPFIQSAWAAFRHHHANMDTLVAIGTITAYLYSFYAMLAGKAVFFESAAFVVTFILLGQYFEEKMKHSASGAVSKLVDLQAKDAEVQRDGQWTQVPLAQVVVNDIIRVRPGQKIAVDGVIVDGTSTIDESMVTGESMPVTKQAGDKVIGATMNNTGTFTFKASKVGNDTLLSQIVEMVKKAQTSHAPIQKTVDKVADIFVPAVLIAAIATFTVWYVFLDAPLVSALLFAVSVVIIACPCALGIATPTALMVGTGRSAKMGILIKNGEVLEAANRVKTVVFDKTGTITAGHPQVTDIVGDVSQVLHVAANLEVASEHPLATAILDKAKAENISVTAAQNFQAIEGKGVRATVDGQPAFIGNDKLMADYQLDATLSSQMAQLQAEAKTVVLVGILDHIIGLIAIQDAPKASSAAAIAALKHRGLRTVMLTGDNQRVAQAIADEVGIDTVIADVLPGDKADHVKQLQADGPVAFVGDGINDAPALTTADVGIAMGSGTDIAIESGGIVLVKNDLMDVVRALELSQKTFSRIKLNLFWAFIYNTLGIPVAAGIFVVFGLSLSPELAGLGMALSSLSVVASSLLLNKSKLTSTPATSSVA is encoded by the coding sequence ATGAGTATCAAAAATCGTTTTGTCTTCTCGCTAGTCGTCTCCTTGCCAATGCTCGTCGAGATGTTTACCAAACCCTTTGGCTTGATGCTCCCGGGCGGCGCTTGGACCATGTTCTTGCTGGCAACCGCTGTGATGGCGGTCTCCGCTGGTCCCTTCATCCAAAGTGCCTGGGCCGCCTTTCGTCATCACCACGCCAACATGGACACGCTGGTCGCCATCGGTACCATCACGGCCTACCTGTACAGCTTCTACGCCATGCTAGCTGGCAAGGCGGTCTTCTTTGAAAGTGCCGCTTTCGTGGTCACCTTCATCTTGCTAGGCCAGTATTTCGAAGAGAAAATGAAACATTCTGCCTCCGGCGCTGTCAGTAAGTTAGTCGACCTCCAGGCCAAGGACGCCGAGGTCCAACGTGACGGTCAATGGACCCAGGTACCGCTAGCGCAAGTTGTCGTCAACGACATCATTCGTGTTCGCCCCGGCCAAAAGATTGCGGTCGACGGGGTCATCGTTGACGGGACTTCGACCATCGACGAATCCATGGTCACTGGCGAAAGCATGCCCGTCACCAAGCAAGCCGGCGATAAGGTCATCGGGGCCACCATGAACAATACCGGGACCTTCACGTTCAAAGCCAGCAAGGTCGGCAACGACACGCTGTTGTCGCAAATTGTGGAAATGGTCAAGAAGGCCCAGACCAGTCACGCGCCCATCCAAAAAACGGTGGACAAGGTCGCTGACATTTTCGTTCCGGCCGTCCTGATTGCCGCCATTGCCACCTTTACCGTGTGGTACGTTTTCTTAGATGCACCGCTAGTTAGTGCACTGCTCTTTGCCGTTTCCGTCGTCATCATCGCCTGCCCATGTGCCTTGGGCATCGCCACCCCCACAGCTTTAATGGTGGGCACTGGTCGGAGTGCTAAGATGGGTATTTTGATCAAGAACGGTGAAGTCCTCGAGGCCGCTAACCGCGTGAAGACGGTGGTCTTCGATAAGACTGGGACCATTACGGCCGGCCATCCCCAAGTGACCGACATCGTGGGCGACGTTTCCCAGGTCCTGCACGTCGCCGCCAACTTGGAAGTCGCTTCCGAACATCCGCTAGCCACTGCCATTTTAGACAAGGCGAAGGCCGAAAACATTTCAGTGACCGCCGCCCAGAATTTCCAAGCCATTGAAGGCAAAGGTGTCCGGGCCACGGTCGACGGCCAACCAGCCTTTATCGGTAACGACAAGCTGATGGCAGACTACCAATTAGATGCCACCTTAAGCAGCCAAATGGCCCAACTACAAGCCGAAGCCAAGACCGTCGTGCTGGTCGGCATCTTGGACCACATCATCGGGTTGATTGCCATCCAAGATGCACCGAAGGCCAGCTCAGCTGCGGCCATCGCTGCTTTGAAACACCGCGGCTTACGGACCGTCATGTTGACGGGGGATAATCAACGCGTCGCGCAAGCCATCGCGGATGAAGTCGGCATCGATACGGTCATCGCCGACGTCTTGCCCGGTGATAAGGCCGATCACGTCAAGCAACTGCAAGCCGATGGCCCCGTAGCCTTCGTGGGCGACGGCATCAACGACGCCCCAGCCTTGACGACTGCTGACGTTGGGATTGCCATGGGGTCCGGGACGGATATCGCCATTGAATCTGGCGGCATCGTCCTGGTCAAGAACGACTTGATGGACGTGGTCCGGGCGCTGGAACTCAGTCAAAAGACCTTCAGTCGGATCAAGCTCAACCTGTTTTGGGCCTTCATTTACAACACTTTGGGTATCCCCGTGGCCGCCGGTATCTTCGTGGTCTTTGGCCTATCACTCAGTCCCGAACTGGCCGGCCTCGGCATGGCGCTCAGTTCACTGTCCGTGGTCGCCAGCTCATTGTTGCTGAACAAGTCCAAATTAACATCAACACCCGCCACCTCATCCGTGGCCTAG
- a CDS encoding class A beta-lactamase-related serine hydrolase encodes MKHAYRPPRHKIHISRLIKLFRNRRFLTGFLIFCLVFASFLTVQAHRKNQAATVKTVTRQATSRQITQQQRHVKHRLHSYFKEITADKTTSVSFYNLGPVAGSTAAKSTMARRFYKSGALATSANAHTPEISASTYKLYIAAYLFHQHAAGLYTWTPAAEEGFQRMIVNSANDFAEDTIDTYGPVNLDNYLASQHYYSPTFVSGQAAITTAYSLTLVLKDLAQQQGPFRHAKDQQKLLSLMKQQVYRTGIPTGAAAANKGTVVADKVGFLADTNNDAAIVTLPNGERYILIIMTHGRGQTGFSGFPRMAKITTHVQKLVYDPSLVKDLA; translated from the coding sequence ATGAAACATGCCTATCGGCCACCGCGCCATAAAATTCATATTAGCCGGCTAATCAAGCTTTTCCGCAATCGCCGGTTTCTAACCGGCTTCCTGATCTTCTGCCTCGTCTTTGCCAGCTTTCTCACGGTACAGGCCCACCGCAAGAACCAGGCCGCCACGGTTAAGACGGTGACCAGACAGGCGACGAGCCGGCAGATTACCCAGCAACAGCGCCACGTCAAGCACCGCCTACATAGCTATTTTAAGGAAATCACGGCCGATAAGACTACCAGCGTCAGCTTCTACAATCTTGGTCCCGTCGCGGGCAGTACCGCCGCCAAATCGACCATGGCCCGTCGATTCTACAAGTCGGGCGCCTTAGCCACCTCGGCCAATGCACACACGCCGGAGATATCCGCCAGTACCTACAAGCTTTACATTGCCGCCTATCTCTTTCATCAGCATGCAGCCGGTCTCTATACGTGGACACCCGCTGCTGAAGAAGGCTTTCAGCGCATGATCGTCAACAGTGCCAATGACTTCGCCGAGGACACCATCGACACCTATGGTCCAGTCAATCTGGATAACTACCTGGCTAGCCAACACTACTATTCGCCAACGTTTGTCAGTGGTCAGGCGGCCATTACCACGGCCTACAGCTTGACCCTCGTGCTAAAGGACCTCGCCCAACAGCAAGGGCCCTTCCGCCACGCGAAGGATCAGCAAAAACTCCTCTCGTTAATGAAGCAACAGGTCTATCGTACCGGGATTCCGACTGGGGCCGCAGCCGCTAATAAGGGCACGGTGGTCGCTGATAAGGTGGGCTTTCTCGCCGACACCAACAACGACGCCGCCATCGTGACGCTGCCCAATGGCGAACGCTATATTCTGATCATTATGACCCATGGCCGGGGACAGACCGGCTTCAGCGGCTTCCCACGGATGGCCAAGATTACCACCCATGTCCAAAAACTGGTCTACGATCCCAGCCTGGTCAAGGACCTCGCCTAG
- a CDS encoding cupredoxin domain-containing protein encodes MIKLIILIVALLLIGFIAWWFFGNHATAAVDAAVSANSQDVGVEVSGGYSPSTVVLKKGVPATLTFNRKDPSSCLEQVVFPDFGINEFLPQNEAHVIPIDTSKPGEFDYACGMNMFHGKVIIK; translated from the coding sequence ATGATTAAACTCATTATTCTCATCGTTGCGCTCTTGCTCATCGGCTTCATCGCCTGGTGGTTCTTCGGCAATCATGCGACCGCGGCTGTCGATGCCGCCGTCAGTGCCAACTCCCAAGACGTGGGCGTGGAAGTCAGCGGTGGCTACTCCCCCAGTACGGTCGTCTTGAAGAAGGGCGTCCCCGCCACACTGACGTTTAACCGCAAGGACCCATCTAGCTGTCTGGAACAGGTCGTCTTCCCCGACTTCGGGATCAATGAATTTCTCCCGCAAAATGAAGCGCACGTCATTCCTATCGACACCAGCAAGCCGGGCGAATTCGACTACGCATGCGGGATGAACATGTTCCACGGCAAAGTCATTATCAAATAA